A window from Musa acuminata AAA Group cultivar baxijiao chromosome BXJ3-10, Cavendish_Baxijiao_AAA, whole genome shotgun sequence encodes these proteins:
- the LOC135650370 gene encoding probable transcription factor KAN2 — protein MELFPTQPDLSHQISPPNTTPASTWRKPDESIDLGFWRRSLDSTSKSINKNITNPCTAKADDITLSLANPSATYSGDSRNSLLPRLHPHPRHHHHHLHFHHHHHPLLSEDYHEDLGLLKPIRGIPVYHNPPSFPVVPLRQQHHLCDSSSTSNFAPFATTQSLSRLRFLPSRFSAKRSTRAPRMRWTSTLHARFVHAVELLGGHERATPKSVLELMDVKDLTLAHVKSHLQMYRTLKNTDKPAVSSGQSDGFENESAGEICDDNLLDNTNPHRLGSSAQHGWSSAAHHSTTHISGLWSNPSREGCLTATIPCDESNTGSMHSFKKDLQPKRMEMYSDLNSSCLSETLSPCKLNLEFTLGRSQ, from the exons ATGGAGCTCTTCCCAACACAACCAGATTTATCGCACCAAATCAGCCCACCAAACACCACGCCAGCATCAACATGGAGGAAGCCTGATGAGAGCATCGACTTAGGGTTTTGGAGGAGGTCATTGGACTCGACCAGCAAGAGTATCAACAAGAACATCACCAACCCTTGCACGGCAAAGGCCGACGACATCACTCTCTCCTTAGCTAACCCAAGTGCCACCTACTCCGGCGACTCAAGGAACAGCCTGCTTCCCCGCCTCCACCCTCACCCTCGCCACCACCATCACCATCTCcacttccaccaccaccaccacccactaCTATCAGAAGACTATCACGAAGACCTCGGCTTGCTAAAGCCCATAAGGGGAATCCCGGTCTACCACAACCCACCTTCCTTTCCTGTAGTCCCACTGCGTCAGCAGCACCACTTGTGTGACTCTTCTTCCACATCCAATTTCGCTCCCTTCGCCACAACACAAAGCTTGTCCAGACTGAGATTCTTGCCGTCGAGGTTCTCAGCTAAACGGAGCACGAGAGCACCGAGGATGCGGTGGACCTCCACGCTTCATGCCCGCTTCGTCCACGCCGTGGAGCTACTGGGAGGTCATGAGA GAGCGACGCCCAAGTCAGTTCTTGAGCTCATGGATGTGAAAGATCTCACCTTGGCTCATGTGAAATCTCACTTGCAG ATGTATCGGACTCTGAAGAACACAGATAAACCAGCAgtttcttcag GTCAATCTGATGGATTTGAGAACGAGTCAGCTGGAGAGATCTGTGATGATAATTTGCTAGATAACACAAATCCCCATAGGTTGGGATCATCTGCTCAACATGGTTGGTCATCAGCTGCACATCACAGCACCACTCACATCAGTGGTCTATGGAGCAATCCTTCAAG GGAAGGCTGCCTGACTGCCACCATACCTTGTGATGAATCCAACACTGGGAGTATGCATTCATTTAAG AAGGACCTGCAACCAAAAAGAAtggaaatgtattcagatttgaactcATCATGCCTGTCGGAGACATTGAGCCCATGCAAACTCAATCTGGAGTTCACTTtgggtaggtcacaatga